From the genome of Brassica oleracea var. oleracea cultivar TO1000 chromosome C4, BOL, whole genome shotgun sequence:
GAAATATAATTCCCTATATATAAGAAGATTTGGGTTGGAGAAAAAAAAAAAAAGAAGAAGGAATAAACCTTAAGAGACAAAAAAATCATGATGAATGATTTAGAAGAGCCTCGAGTTAAAAGTATTTTGATGCTTCCTAATGATTTAGTATTAAACTGTTTAGCCCGAGTCTCAAGATTCGAGTATCCATCTCTATCTTTAGTTTCTAAGAGATTTCACTCTCTCATTGCTTCAACAGAGCTTTACCAAACAAGAACCCTCTTAGGCCGAACAGAGAGTTGTATCTATGTGTGCTTAAAACTCCATGCCAGCAAACTTTTAAGTTGGTTCATTCTAAATACCTCCAAAAAAGTTTTGGTCCCGATTCCATCTCCCCAATATAACTTTACATCCCCGTCGACGGTTGCAGTGGTAGGAACTAATATCTATGTCATTGGCGGCGGCGGATCAGAGAAAAATGCCTCTTCTAGCGTTATGGTCATGGACACTAGTCGTCCCCACGTGTGGCTTGAGGCTCCAAGCATGCGGGTGGCCCGTGTGTTGCCATCTGCTTGTACCCTTGATGGGAAAATCTATATATAATAGCAAACCAAATTTTGTTCTCCTGTGACATCATCNNNNNNNNNNNNNNNNNNNNNNNNNNNNNNNNNNNNNNNNNNNNNNNNNNNNNNNNNNNNNNNNNNNNNNNNNNNNNNNNNNNNNNNNNNNNNNNNNNNNGTTTAAATTATATTTAAAATTTAATATTGTTTTCCCCCGCAAACTGCGGGGGTCCAAACCCTAGTATATATAACGGGAGGGTGCGAAAATATCGATTCAAACAATTGGATGGAAGTTTTTGATACCAAGTCTAAAACTTGGGAGTTTTTACAGATTCCTAGCGAAGAGATTTGCAAAGGCTCAAAGTACCGAAGCATAAGTTATCAAGGAACCGTCTACGTGAGATCTGAGGAAAAAAAAGTGACTTACAAGGTGCATAAAGGTAAATGGAGAGAGGCGGACATATGCATGAATAAGAGATGGGGTTGTTCGGGATCATCTTACTGTGTGATAGAGGACGTGTTCTACTGTTATTGTGACAGGAAGATCTGTTGGTATGACCTCAAAGAAAGAATATGGAAACCTTTAAAGTGTTGTCTGGAAGGATTGCCTAGATTGGCTTGTGATATAAACCGTTTTTGTTTATTGGCGGATCATGGTGGAAGATTGGCGATTTTGTGGCAGGAATACGTGTGTGAGACGAAAATAATATGGTGTGCGGAAATTGCTCTCGAAAGACGTCAAAATTTGGAAATTTGGGGTAAGATTGAGTGGCACGGCAACGTGGTTAGCATACCCACTAGGCTCGGTGGAGTGCATGCTCTTACTAGTACAGTTTGGTGAATGACTAATGACCATGTTAATCATTAATCACCGATGCATATTTTTTTGGGCAAATCTCCAAAATAGTACATTTCTAAGTTTATATCACAAAATAACACTCAAAAACTAAAATGACCAAACTATCACATTTCTAAGTTTATCCTTTGAAAATTTTAATTTTTTTATTTTTCAAAATTTGAAATCTTATCCCCAAAACCTCATTTCTCAACTCTACTAAACCCTAAACCCTAAATTCTAAACCCTAAACTCTAAACCCTAAACCCTAAACTCTAAACCATAAACCTTAAACTCTAAACCCTAAACCATAAACTCTAAACCCTAAAATTTAAACCCTAAACCCTAAACTCTAAACCCTAAACTCTAACCCCTAAATCCTAAACCCCACTCTTTAACTCTAAACCCTAAGTTTGTGACTTTTGATAAAACATTAAGTGCTATTTTTGTGACTTTTGACTTTGAGTGCTAGTTTGGGAACAAAAACTTGATTTAGTGCTATTTTTGTCTTTTTCTCTATTTTTTTTCCTTTTTTAAAAAATATATTAATATTCCTTGAGGAAGACGGGAACTCTTTATTTTGTTTCAAACTCAAAGCGAGAGATGATTAGGTATTTGATTTGAAAATCTGATTCTTACCAAACTGAAATTGAACCAACTACTAGATTGAGCTAGCGAGGCTTGAACTGAATCGAACCGGTTTGAGAACAAAATATTAAACTAAAACCAGATATTTAACCAATCAATATTAGGAACAAGGTGTTTGGTTTGTTTTCTAAAACCGAAAATCAAGAGAAAAAAAAAAGCAATTGCTGACGCAAACTTCTTGGAAGGGGCATCTCCAATCCTACTCAATTTTTTACTCCAAACTCAATTATGGAGTAAAATCTTCTCCAACCCTATTCTATATTCAACTCCAAAATGGAGTAATGACTAGGATTACTTCATTTTGGAGTTGAACTTTTTATATTTATGAAATGATCCTTTAAATCTTTAATGTTTTTATTTCATACTTCAAATAATATCATAACATGAAAAAATATAATACTCGTTAAAAGATTACTTTATAGTTTACATAAAATATGCATAAACTCATAAAAGTCAAAACTAAGAATAAATAATATAAAATAAATATAATATAATATAATATAAATAAGTAATTTAATAATTAATTCGGTAAATTGTTTTCGAAACTACCAAAATCGGTGAAGTATTATTCAAACGGAATAAATGAAGTTTTTAATCTTGTGGGTCAAAATTTTGATTGATAACATTTGTACTTGTTGAACTTGATATATGCACAAACAATAAGACCGAATACATAATTCAAATTACGAAACAAAACTTTGTTTTTTCTTTATGTTCTTTTAATGCATATAAATATTTTTGAATTAGAAAAATTCCATATGATAAAATTTGCACGAATTGAAATTGAAAGATAATCTCTAGTTATATTTTAATGATAAATATTTAATTTAAATAAAATATATTATTATGAAAATTTTGTAAATATAAAATAGTTGGGTTAATTGTTAATTTTTTATAAGTTGAAGGTACTACTAAGAATTATTAACTAAATGAAAAAAGAAATATTTTGTTTGGAGTAAAAAATAGAGTAATACATTGGAGTAAAACCCAACTCCATTGAAGAAGACGGGAACTCTTTGTTTTGTTTCAAACTCAAAGCGAGAGATGATTAGGTATTTGATTTGAAAATCTGTTTCTTACCAAACTGAAATTGAACCAACTACTAGATTGAGCGGTAGAACATTTAGCGAGGCTTGAACTGAATCGAACCGGTTTGAGAACAAAATATTAAACTAAAACCATATATTTAACCAATCAATATTAGGAACCAGGTGTTTGGTTTGTTTTCTAAAACCGAAAATCAAGAGGAAAAAAAAGCAATTGCTGACGCAAACTTCCTAGAAGCATATAAGGCCGTTGTGGAAGGAATAAAACGTCTCCGATACTTCTTTTCACTGATTTTTCCTGTGTAAAATCATCTTTAGAGGTTTGAGGTTTCTTCCTTTCCCTGACCTCCAAATTCCAGCCATTGCTCTTAGGAGAGAAGTTTTACCACTCCCACTAGGACCCCCATTATCTGCCAAATGTCATTTATACCTAATTTAGCAACAAACTCGTCTTCAATTTCTTGTCTATCCCTTTGTTGTGATGACTTTGACTTCGGACAAAGTCCTGAGGTTTCGGATATTGCAAATGCCATAAAACGAACACTATACCACACAAAACGATTTCCATAACTTAATGAGAAGTTTACTTAAATCAAGTTTAATTCAGATTAATTCATCGTATTAATCTCTATGGTGTTGAGAGATAAAAAAACTGTCCACATCGTGACACCGACAAGTTATCTGTCGATAAGTTGGTTTTGTCTAGTTTACAGATACAATACAAGTGGCCGAAGACAAACGCGAGACTCTCACCGGTTTAGGCGGTTAAACTAACCAGAACTTGGTTCTTTGAAAATTTTCCACAGTGTACAAACCATCCATCAATCTATTATACGTAAAGATATCATGCAACATGTCTTTATCCAACATCTCATTCACCAAAATCTCTTCTTCCTTTCTTCTCCCTTCTTTCGAGAACCCAAAAACCAAAACACGATACATCGTCTCTTATAAAAGTTTTCACTCTTATAAAAGTATTGGTTTTTATCATATATAGTTAGCTGCACAAATGTTGTAAAATTGATTTATCAAATCTTCATTTATGTTGCATATTTTTCGATTGTGTATCTACTCAAGTGTATGCATACCTTCACAATCATTCCAGCTCTCGATTTTGGAGATTCCTTGTATGATGTGTCTATAGTTTGGGATCTGGTTTGTATGTGCCTTTTGTTCTTGATCTTTGGTTAATGGAAATTTTCAGATGGCAAAAAAAACATATGTTTAGTTATTGTTGTTTCAGTTCAACTCTTTGGTTTTGTAACTTGGTAGTTTTTTTTTTATAATTGTGATATTATTTTGATTGGTTTTTCTTTTTCAGAAGGTTCATCTCTCCCTAATGATTTTATTTATTGATTTTAGTGTGTTCATACTGATTGTGATTTTACCGGAACTTGCTTCTTTGAAAATTTTACACCGGTGTACAAACCATCCATCAATCTATTATACGTAAAGATATCAGGCAACATGTCTTTATCCAACATCTCGTTCACCAAAACTTCTCCTTCCTTTCTTCTCCCTTCTTTCGAAAACCCCAAAACCAAAATACGGTACGTCGTCTCTCACAAAAGTTTTCACTGTTATAAAAGTATTGATTTTTTATCATATATAGTTAGCTGCACAAATGTTGACCAACAATAAAATTGACTTATCAAATCTTCATTTATGTTGCATATTTTTCGATTGTGTATCTACTCAAGTGTATGCATACCTTCACAATCATTTCGCCTCTCGATTTTGGAGATTCCTTATATGATGTGTCTTCTTCCATTTATATGTTTTCAATCATTTGTTCTGTATGTTCAATTATATTCAGCTTTTAGTTATTGTTGTCTTGAATTTTTTTCTTATTTATGTGTGTTTCTCTAGTTTTTACATATATTTAGTTACCTAGATGATTGTCATATGTTTTTTTGATAGAGACCTTACTAGGTAACGACTGTTTGTCTATAGTTTGGGATCTGGTTTGTATGTGCCTTTTGTTCTTGATCTTTGGTTACTGGAAATTTTCAGATGGCAAAATATGTTTAGTTATTGTTGTTTCAGTTCAACTATTTGGTTTTGTGACTTGGTAGCTTTTTTTTATAATTGCGATATTATTTTGATAGTTTTTTCTTTTTAAAAAGGTTCATCTTTCCCTAATGATATTCTTTATTGATTTTAGTATGTTCATACTGATTATGATTTTACTTTTGAAGGCATCATTTTCTTGTTAGTTAAAATATTTACATGATTTCAAAGAAAATTGTCTAAACTCAGTTTTATTTATATGAAAGTTTTATCTTGTTTGTTGAGGCTAGTAACAACTTTTGTGGCAACCTATCACACAATTCTAATGTCTATAAATTGTTTTAGTTTGCAAAAAGTAATAATACTAATGCTATTTTAGTTTGAGAACTTTGTATGCAATGGGATTGTTCTAATATATGAAATCTAATACAAAATGTTCAAATATTGCATGTGGCAATCTTATAATGTTATTTTGGCTTTGAATTTATTTTTCTTCTTTTATTTTAGAGGTGAATCTTTTTGTGTTACCTTTTCCTCTTTTGATTTTTGTGCTGTGAATTCCTTGAGAGAAAAGGAAATATAATTCCCTATATATAAGATTTGGGTTGGAGAAAAAAAAAAAGAAGAAGAAGGAATAAACCCTAAGAGAGAAAAAAATCATGATGAATGATGTAAAAAAATTGATATTTCACAGACCCAACAAGCATCTAGCTTTTACAAAAAGATTATTCGAAACGACGTAGTTTGATCAGTGTTGTACGGACTGTATTACACGGTGGAGGGTTGACCTGGACTTAATAGGGCTGACCTGCATTTTTTGATAAGTTAAGGGTAAACTTTGCAAAGAAAAAAAAAAGTTGGTTTATTTAGTTTTAAGTGTTGCTTTACAGCTCAAGTACGTCTTCTGCTTCCTCTGTTCACATTCTTCTTCATCGAGGATCCATTTTGAGGTTCGTGTGATTTTACATCCCCTTGTCATTTTCAGTCTTTCGCGTTTTCTTTGGGTCTGGTTTACGAACGAATCGTTTTCGATTTCGTTTTAAGATTACTTGTACGGCGGCTTTGACTCTTCAGTTCTTCTTGTAATGTGACTGCAATGATGTCCTCACTTAGAATTTAGCTGCTCTATATAATTGGAAATTGGGGGATGGATTTGATCCGACCTCTGGTTGCTGTAAATGTAGATGAGAGCCATGCAAAGGTTTTGTGCGATATGTAATTGAGGATTTGGTAGTCTAGTTTTAGCTAAATGCACGAGATTGAAGCCTGATTCCGTATCTTCATTGCTTCTTTACTAATGTTTCTTGAAATTATATACATCTTTTGATTTTTTCAGAGCTGGTGGAACGGTGTGAACCTTTGGTAGATGGTTGTTGTCTTGTCAATTGAAGATTCCGGAATCTGGAAGCTTATATAGTTCAGTGTAGGGTTAGTATCTTGATTGAGTTTCACTGAGCTCTTCTTGTTAAACTATATAAAATGATATAATTTTTCTTTATATTCAGGCAGGAGTCTCTTTTTGTTTCTTGAAGATACACAAGGCATTACCGAGCAGCTGAGTTTATTGTACGAGGGAAATATTCCGGAGGCTTTCTTTCAGATGATTGGCAGTAACTATACTACGCTTGAGCGGTGCCATGATGGGCATCTGTCTGATGAAGCGCTGCTGCTCAAGGCTTCTTTTAATCTCATTTATTTGTTCACTCACAAATCTAAATGAAGCGATTAGTCCAGATGGTATAGCCATCTTTTGTGTTTGAATATTTATGATCTGTACCCAATCCGCTGTGGGGTTTACATCCTTTTTGCTCATTTCGTTCTCTAGGTGAGGCGCTTATGAGCTTTAGAAGTGTAGTTTCTAGTGCTGATGGTGTTGTCGGTAGATGGAGACCAGAGGATCCTGATCCTTGTAACTGGAAGGGGGTAACCTGTGATGCGATAACAAAAAGAGTTATAGCCTTGTAAGCTTCAAACTTGTTTGGTTTAAGCTCCTTTTTTCCTCAATATTCATCTTTTGTTGGTTCCTAAAGTTTCTTTTGTGCAGGAGTCTTACTCATCACAAATTAATTGGACCTTTACCCCCTGAGCTTGGAAAGCTGGATCAGTTGAGGCTTTTGTATGTACTAACCTTATTCAAACTTCATTGGTTATTATTAGAGTATCTTCTCCTGGAGAACTTATTTTTATTCCCTTGGTATCACAGAATGCTTCACAACAATAATTTATATGGCTCAATAGCTACAGCATTGGGAAATTGCACATCGTTGGAGGAAATGTAAGTCGCTTTCCCAAAATAAACAGGTTTACGTTTTTCTACATTTGTCTTGTGTGCGATGGTAAACCAATGGGTTTTTCTCAGTTAAAAGTTTAGCTGGCTTACAAGAACCTGTCTGAATTTTTTTCTCGCAGATACTTGCAGAACAATTTCTTCACTGGCCCAATCCCAAGTGAAATGGGAAACCTGTCAATGCTTAAAAATCTGTACGCAGCCTTTCTCCCTGGTCTTCTATATAAATTTGTTTTGTTGACTTCTGCTGGATCCGTTATTTGTCATTCCATTAACTACTTTAACAATTTAGTATCTTCTGTAAACACATACTGAACCACAAGAGGTTCTTCTCACCTTCTAAACAAACTGTAACAACATTATATTGTTGGAAGTACTTATTCCTTTATTTGTGGTAAACCTCAAAAAGTAAAATAATTAATAACCAAAATACCTATTGTGAACTTTTTGATGAGTGGAAAACTCTCGAATATGATGATGAGTGTTGTGAATTTATGCTAGGGCTTTACTCACAGATGGACATATTATTTGAATTCTTCTGAATCAGTAAACCATTTTTTTTCTCTTTTTCTAAAGGGACATCTCAAACAACGATCTCACTGGAGCTATCCCTGTTTCACTTGGGCAGTTAGAAAAGCTTACTAATTTGTGAGTGTCTACTTTCTAGCTTGTGTATTTTATTTTGCAGCCCTGTGTGTATTTTCGAGTTTCATTGTAGCTAACAAGTTGATTCTTCTTTTAAAGCAATGTCTCAAACAATTTTCTGGTGGGGAAGATACCTTCTGATGGCTTACTCGCCCAATTTTCGAAGGACTCGTAAGTATACTTCATCTTTTACCTCTTTCTCCACCAGATTTTGGTTCTAAAGATGGAGAAATCTCTCTACTGTTGATCTGGCAAAACAGTTTTATTTTCTTGACTCTATGCACGAAAGCACCATTTTGCTAGCTTTGTACCAATGCGTAGCTGAAAATAACGGAGCCTTGAACTGAATGCATTTCTCTTTGCAGCTTCATCGGCAATTCTAAATTGTGCGGTAAACAAATTGATATGGAGTGCCCAGATGAAAACTCTTCTACTGGTTCTCGTTCTACAGGAGGTAAATCAGCTGTGTTTTAATCAATTTTCTGGTCAGGGTATATGGTTATAGCTTAGGGTTTTTTTTACTAAACAGTATAATTCGTTGTGACATGAGTTTACTTTTTTGGTCTCCCATACATAGGCCAAGGAGGTAAAACTGGTAAGCTACTTATAAGTGCATCTGCTACTGTGGGTGGGCTGCTCCTAGTGGCGCTCATGTGTTTCTGGGGTTGCTTTCTCTATAAAAAGCTTGGTAGAGATGAGAGTAAAAGACTTGCTATAGAGGTCGGTGGAGGTGAGCCATGCTGACTTTTTGTGTATATCATCTCTAAAAAAGTTTGGAACTCAATGTGATATTTAACTCTCAAAACTTGACACGTTGAGAGACTGTTTTATTTTTTCCAGGTGCGTCTATCGTGATGTTCCATGGAGATTTGCCCTATGCTTCTAAAGACATTATCAAGAAACTGGAAGCTCTTAACGAAGAGCATATAATAGGCTGTGGAGGTTTTGGAACAGTTTACAAGCTGGACATGGAGGATGGCAATGTATTTGCGCTGAAAAGAATTGTCAAGTTAAATGGAGGGTTCGATAGGTTTTTCGAAAGGGAGCTTGAGATTCTGGGAAGCATCAAACATCGTTACCTCGTGAATCTACGTGGATACTGCAACTCACCCACATCAAAGCTTCTGCTGTATGATTACCTTCCTGGTGGTAGCCTTGACCAAGCTCTTCATGGTAAATCCTCAACTTCATTTTTACAGGTTTCCTTAACCAAGAAGTTTGATTCTATTGAGTGAAATGTTTGAATGTGCAGAGAGAGGCGAGCAACTGGATTGGGATTCACGAGTGAATATAATAATAGGAGCAGCAAAAGGGGTAGCATACTTGCATCACGATTGTTCTCCTAGGATCATACACCGTGATATAAAGTCGAGCAACATTTTACTCGATGGAAATCTGGAGGCTCGGGTATCGGACTTTGGGCTTGCCAAGCTGTTAGGGGACGAAGAATCTCATATTACAACCATTGTTGCAGGCACATTTGGTTACTTAGCTCCAGGTACTCAAATGCACCAGTAACGGCAATAATGCTTTGTAGCCTTTTAATTGTTACCCTCTGTCATGTAACCTAACCTGTGGTTGCAGAGTATATGCAAAGCGGTAGAGCGACTGAGAAAACGGATGTTTACAGTTTTGGGGTTTTGATTCTTGAAGTCTTGAGTGGTAAACTTCCTACGGATACTTCCTACATCGAGAAAGGCTATAACGTTGTCGGTTGGGTAAGCATAAAGAGGTCTAGCTTTGCTAACAAAATAATATGTTGACTAGTGAAACCTTTAATTTGTTATTTTCAAAAAAATCTTGCAGCTAAACTTCTTGATCAGTGAAAACCGTCCACGGGAGATTGTTGATAGAAGCTGTGAAGGAGTAGAGACAGAGAGTCTTGATGCTCTTCTATCTATAGCAACAAAGTGTGTGTCTTCAAGTCCTGATGAGCGGCCTACAATGCACAGAGTAGTCCAGTTACTAGAATCCCAAGTCATTTCTCCTTGTCCTAGCGACTTCTACGATTCCAGCTCCGATTAATCACATTCATCTTCGGTCCCTCTTGGTTTTGATTTTTTTTTCTTAGAATGTTCTTGTGATTGGTTAAACCCTTCCATTTGATCTGAATATGAAACTATAATGTATATGATCATTGTAGAAACCCTTAAATTATTATAAGAATCTAAATAATTTTTTTTTTATTTTCCATGTTTTTTTTACTCTGGAGCTAGTTTCATTCAAAAACTATTAAAGAGAAACTATAGAGAATGGTGTCCATTTATTTAGAATTTAATTATGATTTTATATCGCCATATAAAATTATTACATTCACAAATCAGCAGAGCAATCCATACGTTGAAACGAAACCCTTCTGCTCTCCAAGTCATACCCAACCAGAAAATCCATCTGAGCAA
Proteins encoded in this window:
- the LOC106337109 gene encoding LRR receptor-like serine/threonine-protein kinase FEI 2, which produces MMGICLMKRCCSRLLLISFICSLTNLNEAISPDGEALMSFRSVVSSADGVVGRWRPEDPDPCNWKGVTCDAITKRVIALSLTHHKLIGPLPPELGKLDQLRLLMLHNNNLYGSIATALGNCTSLEEIYLQNNFFTGPIPSEMGNLSMLKNLDISNNDLTGAIPVSLGQLEKLTNFNVSNNFLVGKIPSDGLLAQFSKDSFIGNSKLCGKQIDMECPDENSSTGSRSTGGQGGKTGKLLISASATVGGLLLVALMCFWGCFLYKKLGRDESKRLAIEVGGGASIVMFHGDLPYASKDIIKKLEALNEEHIIGCGGFGTVYKLDMEDGNVFALKRIVKLNGGFDRFFERELEILGSIKHRYLVNLRGYCNSPTSKLLLYDYLPGGSLDQALHERGEQLDWDSRVNIIIGAAKGVAYLHHDCSPRIIHRDIKSSNILLDGNLEARVSDFGLAKLLGDEESHITTIVAGTFGYLAPEYMQSGRATEKTDVYSFGVLILEVLSGKLPTDTSYIEKGYNVVGWLNFLISENRPREIVDRSCEGVETESLDALLSIATKCVSSSPDERPTMHRVVQLLESQVISPCPSDFYDSSSD
- the LOC106341543 gene encoding LOW QUALITY PROTEIN: F-box/kelch-repeat protein At4g23580-like (The sequence of the model RefSeq protein was modified relative to this genomic sequence to represent the inferred CDS: substituted 2 bases at 2 genomic stop codons) produces the protein MNDLEEPRVKSILMLPNDLVLNCLARVSRFEYPSLSLVSKRFHSLIASTELYQTRTLLGRTESCIYVCLKLHASKLLSWFILNTSKKVLVPIPSPQYNFTSPSTVAVVGTNIYVIGGGGSEKNASSSVMVMDTSRPHVWLEAPSMRVARVLPSACTLDGKIYIXXQTKFLYITGGCENIDSNNWMEVFDTKSKTWEFLQIPSEEICKGSKYRSISYQGTVYVRSEEKKVTYKVHKGKWREADICMNKRWGCSGSSYCVIEDVFYCYCDRKICWYDLKERIWKPLKCCLEGLPRLACDINRFCLLADHGGRLAILWQEYVCETKIIWCAEIALERRQNLEIWGKIEWHGNVVSIPTRLGGVHALTSTVW